Proteins encoded within one genomic window of Kibdelosporangium phytohabitans:
- a CDS encoding FAD-dependent monooxygenase → MTKGSILISGAGIAGPALAYWLHRYGFDVTVVEKAPAVRSGGYPIDIRGTALDVVERMGLLPRLRAAHVDSRRITFLHPDGSPVASVAADKIVGNAAGRDLEIARGDLTATLYDAVRDTCEFVFSDSIAALAEDTDGVDVTFTSRQRRRFDLVIGADGLHSNTRGHTSGPEEQFHRYLGYCFAGFTMPNDFGLSHEGVVWNAPGRSGVLYAAGDNDHVHAFLIFTRAEPPLAAFRDPAAQRDVTASAFAGDQWEIPRMVAAMRTADDLFFDVVSQIHMPSWARGRVAVVGDAAHAPSFLSGQGTSIALVSAYMLAGALAAQPDHTSAFATYERETRRFVELNQALATDGRSAVTPETAEALAQRNAALLDPDSFDGDTGRPEHSALTLPTFA, encoded by the coding sequence ATGACCAAGGGCTCGATCCTGATCTCCGGCGCCGGCATCGCCGGTCCCGCACTGGCCTACTGGCTGCACCGGTACGGCTTCGACGTCACCGTCGTCGAGAAGGCCCCGGCCGTCCGCAGCGGCGGCTACCCCATCGACATCCGCGGCACGGCGTTGGACGTCGTCGAGCGGATGGGCCTGCTGCCCCGGCTGCGCGCCGCCCACGTCGACTCCCGCCGGATCACCTTCCTGCACCCCGACGGCAGCCCCGTCGCATCGGTCGCCGCTGACAAGATCGTCGGCAACGCCGCCGGCCGCGACCTGGAGATAGCCCGCGGCGACCTCACGGCCACCTTGTACGACGCGGTCCGGGACACGTGCGAGTTCGTGTTCAGCGACTCCATCGCCGCGCTGGCGGAGGACACCGACGGCGTGGACGTGACCTTCACCAGCCGACAGCGGCGCAGGTTCGACCTGGTCATCGGCGCCGACGGGCTGCACTCGAACACCAGGGGCCACACCTCCGGCCCCGAGGAGCAGTTCCACCGCTACCTCGGCTACTGCTTCGCCGGGTTCACCATGCCCAACGACTTCGGCCTCTCCCACGAAGGCGTCGTGTGGAACGCGCCCGGCCGGTCCGGGGTCCTCTACGCCGCGGGCGACAACGACCACGTACACGCCTTCCTGATCTTCACCCGCGCCGAACCGCCACTGGCGGCCTTCCGCGACCCGGCGGCCCAGCGGGACGTCACCGCCTCGGCCTTCGCCGGCGACCAGTGGGAGATCCCGCGGATGGTCGCCGCGATGCGCACGGCCGACGACCTGTTCTTCGACGTCGTCAGCCAGATCCACATGCCGTCCTGGGCACGTGGCCGCGTCGCCGTGGTCGGCGACGCCGCCCACGCACCGTCCTTCCTGTCCGGCCAGGGCACGAGCATCGCACTGGTCAGCGCGTACATGCTCGCGGGCGCGCTCGCCGCGCAACCTGATCACACCTCGGCCTTCGCCACCTACGAACGGGAGACGCGGCGGTTCGTCGAACTGAACCAGGCGCTGGCCACCGACGGACGCTCCGCCGTCACCCCGGAGACCGCCGAAGCATTGGCACAGCGCAACGCCGCACTGCTTGACCCGGACTCGTTCGACGGCGACACCGGGCGGCCCGAGCACTCGGCGCTCACCTTGCCCACGTTCGCCTAG
- a CDS encoding MarR family winged helix-turn-helix transcriptional regulator: MDHDETDEFDVMALLPHLTGLSAVLNRSRLVERAMEEAGVAIDRPATTVLITLHMAGEPLRVGEIATRMQVVGPHVTRLLHDLERRGLVGRIADPNDQRARLIELGPGGREIAERYFRAVFGWINKAVADWPEQDRRVFGRLLERFVGDLTRQLSPGEETP; the protein is encoded by the coding sequence ATGGACCACGACGAGACGGACGAGTTCGACGTGATGGCGTTGCTGCCGCACCTGACCGGCCTCAGCGCTGTGCTCAACCGCAGCCGCCTGGTCGAGCGGGCGATGGAGGAAGCCGGGGTCGCGATCGACCGGCCCGCGACGACCGTGCTCATCACATTGCACATGGCGGGCGAACCGTTGCGTGTCGGGGAGATCGCCACCCGCATGCAGGTCGTCGGGCCGCACGTGACGCGCCTGCTGCACGATCTGGAACGGCGTGGGCTCGTCGGCCGGATCGCCGACCCGAACGACCAGCGGGCGCGCCTGATCGAACTGGGCCCCGGCGGGCGCGAGATCGCCGAGCGCTACTTCCGTGCCGTGTTCGGGTGGATCAACAAGGCCGTCGCCGACTGGCCCGAGCAGGACCGCCGGGTGTTCGGCCGCCTGCTCGAGCGGTTCGTCGGCGACCTGACCCGTCAACTGTCACCCGGCGAGGAAACGCCCTAG
- a CDS encoding alpha/beta fold hydrolase, whose protein sequence is MNTATVRAAALALILVLTFGTACATPTDAAAPYATATRSDPEFARTFRHEFADVDGIRMHYVKGGTGSPVVLIHGWPQTWYGWWPVMPELAKNHTVYAVDLPGLGDSTGTPTGYDKATLARYVHTLVTDRLKVRDAAVIGHDFGAAVAFQYASQFPGDTARLGYLDLPLPGPAIDAATYRTLSWHIAFHTQRRVPEAVVGDDVRDYLDLFYPQVSFGGTAFGGTSDRSPFDGNEIDEFARTYSRPEVLSGGFELYRALDKDVRDTVAAAPTSVPTLLMTAQGQLDAIRGTVAPRITNIVRAADVPRAGHWLVEENPQFVAAELGRFLAG, encoded by the coding sequence ATGAACACCGCAACCGTGCGCGCGGCAGCCCTCGCGCTCATCCTCGTCCTCACGTTCGGCACCGCCTGCGCCACACCGACAGACGCCGCTGCGCCGTACGCCACCGCCACCCGGAGCGATCCGGAGTTCGCCAGGACGTTCCGGCACGAGTTCGCTGACGTCGACGGCATCCGCATGCACTACGTGAAGGGCGGCACCGGGTCGCCGGTGGTGCTGATCCATGGCTGGCCGCAGACCTGGTACGGCTGGTGGCCCGTCATGCCCGAACTGGCCAAGAACCACACCGTCTACGCCGTCGACCTTCCCGGCCTGGGCGACAGCACCGGCACACCGACCGGTTACGACAAAGCCACGCTGGCGCGGTACGTGCACACCCTGGTCACCGACCGGCTCAAGGTGCGTGACGCCGCCGTCATCGGCCACGATTTCGGTGCGGCGGTGGCGTTCCAGTACGCCAGCCAGTTCCCCGGCGACACCGCTCGGCTGGGCTATCTCGACCTGCCGCTGCCCGGTCCCGCGATCGACGCTGCCACGTACCGCACGCTGAGCTGGCACATCGCGTTCCACACCCAGCGGCGTGTCCCGGAGGCGGTGGTGGGCGACGACGTCCGCGACTACCTCGACTTGTTCTACCCGCAGGTCTCGTTCGGTGGCACGGCTTTCGGTGGCACGTCGGACCGTTCCCCGTTCGACGGCAACGAGATCGACGAGTTCGCCCGCACGTACAGCAGGCCTGAGGTGCTGTCCGGTGGGTTCGAGCTCTACCGTGCGCTCGACAAGGACGTGCGCGACACCGTGGCGGCGGCGCCGACGAGTGTGCCGACGCTGCTGATGACCGCGCAGGGCCAGCTCGACGCCATCCGGGGCACCGTGGCCCCGCGCATCACGAACATCGTGCGCGCGGCGGACGTTCCGCGTGCCGGGCACTGGCTCGTCGAGGAGAACCCGCAGTTCGTCGCCGCCGAGCTAGGGCGTTTCCTCGCCGGGTGA
- a CDS encoding DinB family protein, with amino-acid sequence MPSTKKRRSDTPPPRTGTSEAEVLRGFLDYLRASIAAKVEGAPQPRARAAMVPSGTNLLGLLNHVTFVERAVFLGDKVTNWQATFHAAPDDSVADVVARYRETVERANEVLDACIDLAGPVPGRHGPSVRWALTHMIEETGRHAGHADILRELIDGSTGR; translated from the coding sequence ATGCCCAGCACCAAGAAGCGCCGCAGTGACACCCCGCCGCCGCGGACCGGCACGAGCGAGGCCGAGGTCCTGCGCGGATTCCTCGACTACCTCAGGGCGTCGATCGCCGCGAAGGTCGAGGGCGCACCGCAACCGCGGGCGCGGGCAGCCATGGTGCCGTCCGGCACGAATCTGCTCGGGCTGCTCAACCACGTGACCTTCGTCGAGCGTGCGGTCTTCCTCGGGGACAAGGTCACGAACTGGCAGGCGACCTTCCACGCCGCACCGGACGACAGCGTCGCCGACGTCGTCGCCCGTTACCGGGAGACGGTCGAGCGCGCGAACGAGGTACTCGACGCGTGCATCGACCTCGCCGGACCGGTCCCCGGCCGCCACGGACCCAGTGTCCGCTGGGCGCTGACCCACATGATCGAGGAAACCGGCCGTCACGCGGGCCACGCGGACATCCTCCGCGAACTGATCGACGGCTCGACCGGGCGCTGA
- a CDS encoding class I SAM-dependent methyltransferase: protein MSTDAVTFWDGVHAARPAATDPRPNVRLTETVTALPPGRALDLGCGNGGDALWLARQGWHVTAVDVSAVAVERLADLAHANGLDDLVALRQDLHESFPQGGFDLVSAHYLHTPLDLDRAIVLRSAAHALRPGGRLLVVDHGSTAPWSWNQDPGARYPSPRDVAAGLELDTSGWAVERADAPHRIATGPDGRTAEVIDHVLLLRRAA from the coding sequence ATGAGCACCGATGCGGTGACGTTCTGGGACGGCGTCCACGCCGCCCGGCCGGCGGCCACCGACCCGCGGCCGAATGTCCGTCTGACCGAGACAGTCACCGCCCTGCCACCGGGCAGGGCGCTGGACCTGGGGTGCGGCAACGGCGGTGACGCGCTGTGGCTCGCCCGCCAGGGGTGGCATGTCACGGCGGTCGATGTCTCGGCCGTCGCGGTCGAGCGGCTGGCCGACCTCGCTCACGCCAACGGCCTTGATGACCTCGTCGCCTTGCGGCAGGACTTGCACGAGTCGTTCCCGCAGGGCGGATTCGACCTGGTCAGCGCCCACTACCTGCACACGCCGCTGGACCTGGACAGGGCGATCGTCCTGCGCTCGGCCGCGCACGCGCTGCGGCCAGGCGGGCGGCTGCTGGTCGTCGACCACGGGTCCACCGCGCCGTGGTCGTGGAACCAGGACCCCGGCGCCCGGTACCCGAGTCCCCGCGACGTGGCCGCGGGCCTCGAACTGGACACGTCCGGGTGGGCGGTCGAACGGGCCGACGCTCCACACCGGATCGCCACCGGTCCTGACGGGCGCACCGCCGAGGTGATCGACCACGTCCTGCTCCTCCGCCGCGCCGCCTGA
- a CDS encoding helix-turn-helix domain-containing protein: MDSKSDDEVLDTVGPRLRALRRDRGITLADLAAATGVSESTLSRLESGQRRATLELLLPLSRTYDVPLDDLVGAPRTGDPRIHLKPIHKFGLTFIPLSRRPGGIQAFKMIIPSSPEPLEPALKTHDGYEWLYVLNGRLRLVVGDRDLTLPSGEAAEFDTALPHWLGSADGGAVEVLILFGPQGMRAHVRADQH; this comes from the coding sequence GTGGACAGCAAAAGCGACGACGAGGTACTGGACACGGTGGGGCCACGGCTGCGCGCGCTGCGGCGGGATCGCGGCATCACCCTCGCCGACCTGGCAGCGGCAACCGGCGTATCGGAGAGCACCCTGTCCCGGCTGGAGAGCGGCCAGCGCCGGGCCACCCTGGAGTTGCTGCTGCCGTTGTCGCGCACCTACGACGTGCCACTGGACGACCTCGTCGGCGCACCGCGCACGGGCGACCCCCGGATCCACCTCAAACCGATCCACAAGTTCGGCCTGACGTTCATCCCGCTGTCGCGCAGACCGGGCGGGATCCAGGCGTTCAAGATGATCATCCCCAGCAGCCCGGAACCACTCGAACCGGCACTGAAGACCCACGACGGCTACGAATGGCTGTACGTGCTCAACGGCCGCCTGCGCCTCGTGGTCGGCGACCGCGACCTGACGCTGCCCTCCGGCGAGGCAGCCGAGTTCGACACAGCCCTGCCCCACTGGCTCGGCAGCGCCGACGGCGGAGCGGTCGAGGTGCTCATCCTGTTCGGTCCACAAGGGATGCGCGCGCACGTCCGCGCGGACCAGCACTGA
- a CDS encoding CPBP family intramembrane glutamic endopeptidase, with protein sequence MENTHRPTVPHPLHGTAKRLLADRHSLPLSIALHLVPGALIVAVYLLIAEPFVLANGYPVFLGWAIALCLILGPLMAGLYWLGRKRNGRFSLRGVLHYTDKPLPRGKLLAVAVPLFLWMMVLSTALIPLDGFVFDHFFTWLPFADAGGSATTYLENNGRSAMLTTLVICLPLTGIALPLIEEFYFRGFLMPRLAHLGTAAPVLSTVLFSLYHFWAPWTFVSKLIFFFPGPWFVWKKKDIRLSIGMHVGSTLISTVGGIVALALNLV encoded by the coding sequence GTGGAAAACACGCACAGGCCCACGGTCCCCCATCCACTGCACGGGACAGCAAAGCGGCTGCTGGCCGACCGGCACTCGCTGCCGCTGTCCATCGCTCTGCACCTGGTCCCCGGTGCTCTGATCGTCGCGGTCTACCTGCTGATCGCCGAACCGTTCGTCCTGGCCAACGGGTATCCGGTGTTCCTGGGCTGGGCGATCGCGCTGTGCCTGATTCTCGGGCCGCTGATGGCCGGCTTGTACTGGCTGGGGCGCAAGCGCAACGGCCGGTTCTCGTTGCGCGGCGTGCTGCACTACACCGACAAGCCGTTGCCGAGGGGCAAGCTCCTGGCCGTGGCCGTCCCCCTGTTCTTGTGGATGATGGTGCTGTCGACCGCGCTCATCCCCTTGGACGGCTTCGTCTTCGACCATTTCTTCACCTGGCTCCCGTTCGCCGACGCGGGCGGCAGCGCCACCACGTACCTCGAGAACAACGGTCGCTCGGCCATGCTCACCACGCTGGTGATATGCCTGCCGCTGACCGGAATCGCGCTGCCGCTCATCGAGGAGTTCTACTTCCGCGGGTTTCTCATGCCCCGCCTCGCCCACCTGGGCACAGCAGCCCCGGTACTCAGCACGGTCCTGTTCTCGCTGTACCACTTCTGGGCACCGTGGACGTTCGTGTCGAAGCTGATCTTCTTCTTCCCGGGACCGTGGTTCGTGTGGAAGAAGAAGGACATCCGGCTCTCCATCGGGATGCACGTCGGGTCGACCTTGATCTCGACGGTCGGCGGCATCGTCGCGCTGGCGTTGAACCTCGTCTGA
- a CDS encoding MFS transporter: MTETALRTDNPVAGAPVARTVFVMTVTGLLVVGQMYLVLPLLPAMAQDWHTTATAATWTATSFGFAYAAGFLITGPLSDLYGRRRVVVTGLGVLAVATVAAAFATALPAMIVCRIVQGVGAAGFSPAALAYLSERIPPARRSLAVTCLVTAMVAATVTGQLVAQALAGIAGWRGVFWFNAGFVAVLAFSLRLVMLPDLRRRSADALGVFFSSTRRLLTRPVLILIYLGALSVLGVFVAMYTALQLYGPPALVGDPGAMLALRASSLPALVAIPFLASVLDRVRPTLRAALALGTGVVTPLVLGVVGDPPAVMVGGLMFLFVAKIAMVSPGLTELVGQLSGQARGAGVALYTFALLAGASLGPQLVSALGGHGFTAVLLTISGVQLAGTALLLAADRLRPRAADGRPDRGRR; this comes from the coding sequence GTGACCGAAACCGCACTGCGGACTGACAACCCGGTGGCCGGCGCACCCGTGGCACGCACGGTGTTCGTCATGACGGTCACCGGGTTGCTGGTCGTCGGGCAGATGTACCTGGTGCTGCCGCTGCTGCCGGCGATGGCCCAGGACTGGCACACGACAGCGACCGCGGCGACCTGGACGGCGACGTCGTTCGGTTTCGCCTACGCCGCCGGTTTTCTGATCACCGGGCCGCTTTCGGACCTCTACGGCCGCAGGCGGGTCGTGGTGACCGGGTTGGGTGTGCTGGCTGTGGCCACTGTGGCCGCGGCCTTCGCCACCGCGCTGCCCGCGATGATCGTCTGCCGGATCGTGCAAGGCGTCGGTGCCGCCGGGTTCTCCCCCGCGGCTCTGGCGTATCTGAGCGAACGGATCCCGCCTGCCCGGCGGTCGCTTGCGGTGACGTGCCTGGTCACGGCCATGGTCGCGGCGACGGTCACGGGACAGCTGGTGGCTCAGGCGTTGGCGGGCATCGCCGGCTGGCGTGGCGTGTTCTGGTTCAACGCGGGCTTCGTCGCGGTGCTGGCTTTCTCGTTGCGGCTGGTGATGTTGCCCGACCTGAGGCGCCGGTCCGCCGACGCGCTCGGGGTGTTCTTCAGCTCGACCAGACGTTTGCTCACCAGGCCGGTGCTGATTCTCATCTACCTCGGCGCGTTGAGTGTGCTGGGCGTGTTCGTCGCCATGTACACGGCGTTGCAGCTGTACGGGCCGCCGGCGCTGGTCGGCGATCCCGGGGCGATGCTGGCGTTGCGGGCCAGTTCGCTGCCCGCGCTGGTGGCGATTCCTTTCCTGGCTTCGGTTCTCGACCGGGTCCGGCCGACTCTGCGTGCCGCGCTGGCTTTGGGCACGGGTGTGGTCACGCCGCTGGTTCTTGGAGTCGTCGGCGATCCGCCCGCGGTGATGGTGGGCGGGTTGATGTTCCTGTTCGTGGCCAAGATCGCTATGGTCTCACCGGGGCTGACGGAACTCGTCGGCCAGCTTTCCGGTCAGGCTCGCGGTGCCGGGGTCGCTCTGTACACTTTCGCTTTGCTGGCCGGGGCCAGCCTTGGGCCTCAACTGGTTTCCGCTCTCGGTGGTCACGGTTTCACCGCTGTTCTGCTGACGATCTCGGGCGTACAGCTCGCCGGTACAGCTTTGTTGCTCGCCGCTGATCGGCTTCGCCCTCGGGCTGCTGACGGCCGCCCAGACCGGGGGCGCCGCTGA
- a CDS encoding FG-GAP repeat domain-containing protein has protein sequence MIKRTIWKPAAPLAVAALAATVVSSAQAAPEDEPASSARPIASPAVVVFADPAEFKAGKRSWSVAYADFNGDGKLDAATGNGGNSLSVLSGNGDGTFGARTDYPAPKEPYFLTFDVTTADFNGDGKPDLALAGGNPIGNVGIYLNKGDGTFDAPRTVPVGYGPNQITTGDLNRDGKADLITANNFAANITVRLGRGDGTFGPEKRYNIGPGPQGVTVADVNGDRVPDVLTGNFGRIEDSLSVLIGRGDGTFRDAHSYAAGETVNDVVVGDFNRDGVPDVAVGEFVNNKISVLLGKRWGGFGPARKYDTGTGLNELTVGDFNGDGALDIASTVSPDANRDPSAPPPNDPKGAGVSVLLGHGDGTFAGKTHYTMPGTVAAVKAADVNKDGRTDLLGVNLANESLVVWVNKGNK, from the coding sequence GTGATCAAGCGCACCATCTGGAAACCCGCCGCGCCCTTGGCCGTCGCGGCATTGGCCGCGACGGTCGTCAGCAGCGCCCAGGCCGCACCGGAGGACGAGCCTGCGAGCAGCGCGCGGCCGATCGCGTCGCCCGCGGTCGTCGTGTTCGCCGACCCGGCGGAGTTCAAGGCAGGCAAGCGATCCTGGTCGGTGGCGTACGCCGACTTCAACGGCGACGGCAAGCTCGACGCGGCGACCGGCAACGGCGGCAACTCGCTGTCGGTGTTGTCCGGCAACGGCGACGGCACGTTCGGCGCCAGGACCGACTACCCGGCGCCGAAGGAGCCGTACTTCCTGACGTTCGACGTGACCACGGCGGACTTCAACGGCGACGGCAAGCCCGACCTCGCGCTGGCCGGCGGCAACCCGATCGGCAACGTCGGCATCTACCTCAACAAGGGTGACGGCACGTTCGACGCGCCGCGGACCGTTCCGGTCGGCTACGGCCCGAACCAGATCACGACCGGCGACCTCAACCGCGACGGCAAGGCGGACCTGATCACCGCCAACAACTTCGCGGCCAACATCACCGTGCGCCTCGGCCGCGGCGACGGCACGTTCGGGCCGGAGAAGCGTTACAACATCGGCCCCGGCCCGCAGGGCGTGACGGTCGCCGACGTCAACGGCGACCGCGTCCCGGACGTCCTGACCGGCAACTTCGGCCGGATCGAGGACTCGCTGTCGGTGCTGATCGGCCGTGGTGACGGCACATTCCGCGACGCGCACAGCTACGCGGCCGGTGAGACGGTCAACGACGTGGTCGTCGGCGACTTCAACCGCGACGGTGTGCCGGATGTGGCGGTGGGCGAGTTCGTCAACAACAAGATCTCGGTCCTGCTCGGCAAGCGGTGGGGCGGTTTCGGACCGGCCCGCAAGTACGACACGGGCACCGGCCTCAACGAGCTGACCGTCGGCGACTTCAACGGCGACGGCGCGCTGGACATCGCCAGCACGGTGTCACCGGACGCCAACCGCGACCCGAGCGCACCGCCGCCCAACGACCCCAAGGGCGCCGGTGTGTCCGTCCTGCTGGGCCACGGTGACGGCACGTTCGCCGGGAAAACCCACTACACGATGCCGGGCACGGTCGCGGCGGTGAAGGCCGCGGACGTCAACAAGGACGGCAGAACGGACCTGCTGGGCGTGAACCTCGCCAACGAGTCGCTCGTGGTCTGGGTCAACAAGGGCAACAAGTGA
- a CDS encoding aminotransferase class IV codes for MTSPVAQLLRWHRGKGMVPGHDGDTTLVAADSWLVQDGAVRGLGLHRSRFTSACAGTGAIELSEIDKFWPAVVDQLPRRGAWFPRVELVRTPNGYQLRLRIRQAPARTGEVKVWIGRGDPRQTPRRKGPDLAMLGELHAEAMRFGADEALLTTPSGLVLEGSRCGLVWWEGNTLCVPDGHLRVLPSVTVTLIRRAALGQGIAIAGRRRRLAELADREVWMVNALHGIRPVTGWIGGPRAGAAVRAPCWQRWWAGAAVALPSHDVFARPA; via the coding sequence ATGACCAGCCCGGTCGCCCAGCTGCTGCGCTGGCACCGGGGCAAGGGCATGGTGCCCGGCCACGACGGCGACACCACGCTGGTGGCGGCGGACTCGTGGCTGGTGCAGGACGGCGCGGTGCGCGGGCTGGGCCTGCACCGGTCCCGGTTCACGTCCGCCTGCGCGGGCACCGGCGCGATCGAACTGTCCGAAATAGACAAGTTCTGGCCCGCGGTGGTCGACCAGCTGCCCCGCCGCGGCGCGTGGTTTCCCCGCGTCGAGCTGGTCCGCACCCCGAACGGCTACCAGCTGCGGCTGCGCATCCGCCAGGCGCCCGCCCGCACCGGCGAGGTCAAGGTCTGGATCGGCCGCGGCGACCCACGGCAGACGCCCCGGCGCAAGGGGCCGGACCTGGCCATGCTGGGCGAGTTGCACGCCGAGGCGATGCGGTTCGGCGCCGACGAGGCGTTGCTGACGACGCCCTCCGGCCTCGTGCTCGAAGGGTCGCGGTGCGGCCTGGTGTGGTGGGAAGGGAACACGCTCTGCGTGCCGGACGGTCACCTGCGTGTGCTGCCCAGCGTCACCGTCACGCTGATCCGCCGTGCCGCCCTGGGGCAGGGAATCGCGATCGCGGGCCGCAGGCGGCGGCTGGCCGAACTGGCCGACCGCGAGGTGTGGATGGTCAACGCACTGCACGGGATCCGGCCGGTGACCGGCTGGATCGGCGGCCCGCGAGCGGGCGCGGCCGTGCGGGCGCCGTGCTGGCAGCGGTGGTGGGCCGGTGCCGCCGTCGCCCTTCCGAGTCATGACGTGTTCGCCCGGCCGGCCTGA
- a CDS encoding methyltransferase, with the protein MFPTTALCISVAARHGLADVLADGSMSVRHLAERTGTDEIQLGKVLRLLAEEGVFRETGPDVFANSRLSQLLRKGFPRSQYSMAHLVGEPWLWNSWSQLPRGLTTGKPGFELAHGMTLWAYLGTAPAAGAVFNDAMRDFSEALSDQVAQSFPEFADSGVVADLGGGTGTYLRAILETYPGLARGILADLPAVIEQARTSDELAPLLASGRLTLHGADFFEAVPSGVDTYVVKQVMHSWSDQAVIQLLRRCKETSPNARFVAAEFIRDTKAPRFVKNFDLVMTITMNGNIRTEAQYADVFEAAGYELTRVLPTDTAFSLVEARPRP; encoded by the coding sequence ATGTTCCCGACAACCGCGCTGTGCATCTCGGTCGCGGCCCGTCACGGGCTGGCCGACGTGCTGGCGGACGGGAGCATGTCCGTCCGGCACCTCGCCGAACGGACCGGCACCGACGAGATCCAGCTCGGCAAGGTGCTCCGGCTGCTCGCCGAGGAAGGTGTCTTCCGCGAGACCGGGCCGGACGTCTTCGCCAACTCCCGGTTGTCGCAGCTGCTGCGCAAAGGTTTTCCACGTTCTCAGTACTCGATGGCACACCTGGTCGGCGAACCGTGGCTGTGGAACTCGTGGTCCCAGCTGCCGCGGGGGCTGACCACGGGCAAGCCGGGTTTCGAGCTGGCACACGGCATGACGCTGTGGGCCTATCTCGGCACGGCCCCGGCCGCGGGCGCGGTCTTCAACGACGCCATGCGCGACTTCTCCGAGGCACTGAGCGACCAGGTCGCCCAGTCGTTCCCCGAGTTCGCCGACAGCGGTGTGGTCGCCGACCTCGGCGGCGGCACCGGCACGTACCTGCGGGCGATCCTGGAGACCTACCCCGGTCTGGCCCGTGGCATCCTCGCTGACCTGCCCGCTGTGATCGAGCAGGCCCGTACCAGCGACGAACTGGCGCCGCTGCTGGCTTCCGGGCGGCTGACGCTGCACGGCGCCGACTTCTTCGAAGCGGTTCCGTCCGGTGTGGACACCTACGTGGTCAAGCAGGTGATGCACAGCTGGTCCGACCAGGCGGTGATCCAGTTGTTGCGGCGCTGCAAGGAGACCTCGCCGAACGCACGGTTCGTCGCGGCGGAGTTCATCCGCGACACCAAGGCACCCCGGTTCGTCAAGAACTTCGACCTGGTCATGACGATCACCATGAACGGCAACATCCGCACCGAGGCGCAGTACGCCGACGTGTTCGAGGCGGCCGGGTACGAGCTGACCAGGGTGCTGCCGACGGACACCGCGTTCAGCCTGGTCGAAGCACGGCCGCGGCCATGA
- a CDS encoding cytochrome P450 yields the protein MVQPAVKPSALPELPRERVTHPFDLPPEYVTLRDAAPISRFVWPNGVEGWLITTYDLQREVLADNRFSIDRAGNMPPSLALGRKPVMMPRSLVAMDPPEHTKWRRLIMKDMTPGKARAMEPRIEAITAEHIARMREQGPPVDLLPALAFAVPSAIICELLGVPVADQEFFQQQTHVRSSVHSTPDQVDEATIALTEYLRGVVDEKKRRPVDDLLSHLGQGEIDGEPVSREYMVGMAMLLLLAGHETTASTIGVGVANLMGRPELIKELATPDSADRLVEEVLRIHSVIQYGVVRRATEDVEVGGVRIAAGEWVTCLLASANRDESKYGCPHAIDVEQSKVPHITFGYGVHQCLGMSLARVELRVVLRALFAEFPDLRPVRPVEDLRYREDMFVYGLYELPVEW from the coding sequence GTGGTTCAGCCTGCGGTCAAGCCGTCCGCGCTTCCGGAACTGCCGCGCGAGCGCGTGACGCACCCGTTCGATCTGCCGCCGGAGTACGTCACGCTGCGCGACGCGGCGCCGATCAGCCGGTTCGTCTGGCCCAACGGGGTGGAAGGCTGGCTCATCACCACCTACGACCTCCAGCGGGAAGTGCTCGCCGACAACCGGTTCAGCATCGACCGGGCGGGCAACATGCCGCCGTCGCTGGCTCTGGGGCGCAAACCCGTGATGATGCCGCGCTCGCTCGTGGCGATGGACCCGCCGGAGCACACCAAGTGGCGGCGGCTGATCATGAAGGACATGACGCCGGGAAAGGCGCGGGCGATGGAGCCGAGGATCGAGGCGATCACGGCCGAGCACATCGCCAGGATGCGCGAGCAGGGCCCGCCGGTGGACTTGTTGCCCGCGCTGGCGTTCGCCGTCCCGTCGGCGATCATCTGCGAACTGCTCGGCGTGCCCGTGGCCGACCAGGAGTTCTTCCAGCAGCAGACGCACGTGCGCAGTTCCGTGCACAGCACGCCGGACCAGGTCGACGAGGCGACGATCGCGCTGACCGAGTACCTGCGCGGTGTCGTAGACGAGAAGAAGCGCCGCCCGGTCGACGACCTGCTCAGCCACCTCGGCCAGGGCGAGATCGACGGCGAACCGGTGTCACGCGAGTACATGGTCGGCATGGCCATGCTCCTGCTGCTCGCCGGGCACGAGACCACGGCGAGCACGATCGGCGTCGGGGTGGCGAACCTGATGGGCCGCCCTGAGCTGATCAAGGAGCTGGCCACGCCGGACAGCGCGGACCGGCTCGTCGAGGAGGTTCTGCGGATCCACTCGGTGATCCAGTACGGCGTGGTGCGCCGCGCGACCGAGGACGTCGAGGTCGGCGGCGTGCGGATCGCGGCGGGGGAGTGGGTGACGTGCCTGCTCGCCTCGGCCAACCGTGACGAGTCCAAGTACGGCTGCCCGCACGCGATCGACGTGGAGCAGTCGAAGGTCCCGCACATCACGTTCGGCTACGGCGTGCACCAGTGCCTGGGCATGAGCCTTGCCCGTGTGGAGTTGCGGGTGGTGCTGCGTGCCCTGTTCGCCGAGTTCCCCGACCTGCGGCCGGTCCGCCCGGTGGAGGACCTGCGCTACCGGGAGGACATGTTCGTCTACGGGCTGTACGAACTGCCCGTCGAGTGGTGA